The Nocardioides humi genome includes a region encoding these proteins:
- a CDS encoding cytochrome P450 — MSHTDYQIERPILETYAHLNAEREEARFLWNDATDHGFWMINRYDDVVEALRMFEEFGNEQVNAFVNDMPANVLLPQQLNPPEHTRLRRMLNPFFSPAAVKRLEPLARERARAMVTEIRERGADDLTTGFALLYPTELFLALLGLPVEDGPEFLWRIEAIFGGLLKAGEGSEEEAAAASAWITAYFNEKVEERLADPGDPETDLITRILTHPVGEKMLERHEVLTVMSTLMLAGLDTTRSALGYIFYHLSNDTALRHKVTADPSLWPRFIEESVRLYSLIIEDGRLAKSDLDHHGLPIEKGDMLWLGLAAANRDPRKFENPDEFDMDRANLSHHLGFGAGQHRCIGMHLARSELVIALEEWHAQIPDYRIAEGVELRERGGQLKLMTLPLEWD, encoded by the coding sequence GTGAGTCACACCGACTACCAGATCGAGCGGCCGATCCTCGAGACCTACGCCCATCTCAACGCCGAGCGTGAGGAGGCGCGATTCCTCTGGAACGACGCCACCGACCACGGCTTCTGGATGATCAACCGCTACGACGACGTCGTCGAGGCGCTGCGGATGTTCGAGGAGTTCGGCAACGAGCAGGTCAACGCTTTCGTCAACGACATGCCGGCGAACGTGCTGTTGCCCCAGCAGCTGAACCCGCCGGAGCACACGCGGCTGCGTCGGATGCTCAACCCGTTCTTCTCGCCCGCGGCCGTCAAGCGGCTGGAGCCGTTGGCACGCGAGCGGGCCCGGGCGATGGTGACGGAGATCAGGGAGCGCGGAGCCGACGATCTGACGACCGGCTTTGCGCTGCTGTACCCGACGGAGCTGTTCCTGGCGCTGCTGGGGCTGCCGGTCGAAGACGGACCGGAGTTCCTGTGGCGGATCGAGGCGATCTTCGGCGGACTGCTCAAGGCGGGGGAGGGCTCCGAGGAGGAGGCGGCGGCTGCGAGTGCCTGGATCACGGCGTACTTCAACGAGAAGGTCGAGGAGCGGCTCGCCGACCCGGGAGATCCAGAGACCGACCTGATCACGCGGATCCTGACCCATCCGGTGGGGGAGAAGATGCTCGAGCGCCACGAGGTGCTCACCGTCATGTCGACCCTGATGCTCGCCGGACTGGACACCACCCGCAGCGCACTGGGCTACATCTTCTATCACCTGTCCAACGACACCGCCTTGCGCCACAAGGTGACGGCCGATCCTTCGTTGTGGCCGCGGTTCATCGAGGAGTCGGTTCGGCTGTACTCGCTGATCATCGAGGACGGGCGCCTGGCGAAGTCCGACCTCGACCATCACGGGCTGCCCATCGAGAAGGGCGACATGCTGTGGCTGGGACTGGCGGCCGCGAACCGTGACCCGAGGAAGTTCGAGAATCCGGACGAGTTCGACATGGACCGCGCGAACCTGAGCCACCATCTCGGCTTCGGCGCAGGTCAGCACCGCTGCATCGGGATGCACCTGGCGCGCTCCGAGCTCGTCATCGCCCTCGAGGAGTGGCACGCGCAGATCCCGGACTATCGGATCGCCGAGGGTGTCGAGCTGCGCGAGCGCGGCGGCCAGCTGAAGCTGATGACGCTGCCCTTGGAGTGGGACTGA